A stretch of Paenibacillus sp. URB8-2 DNA encodes these proteins:
- a CDS encoding carbohydrate ABC transporter permease: protein MTAWWFVLPSFALLLIFVFYPMLQAFIISFQNYNLVGGTKSFVGLDNYKSLMTDHSFLASLGHSFYFAIIVIPIQTCISLGMALLIQKKVVATGLFRTLYFIPVVISTAVAATVFKLIYNKEYGLLNNFLELLHLPTTNFLSNPDTAMNGVIMLGMWKAVGFFMIIFLAGLNNIPQDLYEAAKVDGASKIQQFFRITLPMLNRTTAFVVIITTIDAIKISGLVFVLTNGGPNGATETAVFYIYQMAFKQMQMGYGTAAAFILFAIVLAISLVQMRLFRNQDY, encoded by the coding sequence ATGACGGCATGGTGGTTTGTGCTTCCTTCGTTCGCTCTCCTGCTTATCTTTGTCTTCTATCCGATGCTGCAGGCGTTCATTATCAGCTTTCAAAATTATAATCTGGTCGGCGGCACCAAAAGCTTTGTCGGACTGGACAACTACAAATCGCTGATGACGGATCATTCTTTCCTTGCCAGCCTCGGGCATTCGTTCTATTTTGCAATCATCGTCATCCCGATACAGACATGCATTTCGCTCGGTATGGCGCTGCTGATTCAGAAAAAGGTGGTCGCGACCGGACTGTTCCGGACGCTCTACTTCATTCCGGTCGTCATTTCGACGGCGGTGGCCGCGACGGTCTTCAAGCTGATTTACAACAAGGAATATGGCCTGCTGAATAATTTCCTCGAGCTCTTGCATTTGCCGACTACGAACTTCCTGTCCAATCCGGACACGGCGATGAACGGCGTCATTATGCTCGGCATGTGGAAAGCCGTCGGATTTTTCATGATCATTTTTCTCGCGGGGCTGAACAATATTCCCCAGGATTTATACGAAGCGGCTAAAGTCGACGGCGCAAGCAAAATCCAGCAGTTCTTCCGGATTACGCTTCCTATGCTTAACCGCACCACGGCTTTTGTTGTCATCATCACGACGATTGACGCCATCAAGATTTCCGGTCTGGTGTTCGTTCTTACCAACGGGGGGCCCAATGGAGCGACCGAAACCGCAGTCTTCTATATTTATCAAATGGCATTCAAGCAAATGCAAATGGGATACGGAACGGCGGCGGCGTTTATTCTGTTCGCGATCGTGCTCGCCATTTCGCTTGTGCAGATGAGACTGTTCCGGAATCAGGATTACTAG
- a CDS encoding carbohydrate ABC transporter permease, which yields MNRFASFAKYTIMIIIAIVSIIPIIWMITGASRPYAELFKYSNSFNIHLFVPVQPTLQNFKDVIFNERNPFLTYIGNTLFVASIVTVLVLLINSMAAFAFAKLRFRGKAIVFALFMSAMIIPGEVTLVPNYLLMHNFGWLDSYKSLIIPSMLSVFGIFLLRQFFAEVPDEILEAAKIDGATMPRTFARIVLPAAVPPMITLGLMTFLGNWDSYLWPLIVINDDKKQMIQVAIAAFSSAEGTDWSKILAASTISTVPILVLFLFLQRYYIQGITMSGVKG from the coding sequence ATGAACCGTTTTGCAAGCTTTGCTAAATATACAATCATGATCATCATCGCCATCGTGTCCATCATTCCGATTATCTGGATGATCACAGGGGCGTCCCGTCCATATGCAGAATTGTTCAAATACTCGAACAGCTTCAATATCCATTTGTTCGTGCCGGTGCAGCCGACTCTGCAGAACTTCAAAGATGTCATCTTTAACGAGCGGAATCCGTTCCTCACGTATATCGGCAACACGCTGTTCGTCGCTTCCATTGTCACGGTGCTCGTGCTGCTGATCAACTCCATGGCCGCGTTCGCATTTGCCAAGCTGCGCTTCCGGGGCAAGGCGATCGTATTCGCCCTGTTCATGTCCGCCATGATTATTCCCGGAGAAGTGACATTGGTTCCCAACTATTTGCTCATGCACAATTTCGGCTGGCTTGATTCGTACAAATCGCTGATTATTCCTTCGATGCTGTCCGTGTTCGGCATTTTCCTGCTCCGGCAGTTCTTCGCCGAGGTTCCGGATGAAATTCTGGAGGCGGCCAAAATCGACGGCGCAACCATGCCGCGCACCTTTGCCCGGATTGTACTACCCGCGGCCGTGCCTCCGATGATCACGCTGGGTCTAATGACCTTTCTCGGCAACTGGGACTCCTATTTGTGGCCGCTGATCGTCATCAACGACGACAAGAAGCAGATGATCCAGGTCGCCATTGCCGCATTCTCTTCTGCGGAGGGTACGGACTGGTCGAAGATTCTGGCGGCGAGCACAATTTCAACCGTTCCCATTCTAGTTCTGTTCCTGTTCCTCCAGCGTTATTACATTCAGGGGATTACCATGTCGGGTGTAAAAGGCTGA
- a CDS encoding GH32 C-terminal domain-containing protein — translation MRRTKGKWAAFLLALALGVSGLYASSTAHAAGLAGNTPGYLPVSGTWTQDAGGLRGVSPGADNAFNMSTAAVGANFIYDADVKVDASSPYGVASLVFRASADGSKGYVVSLDPNMDRIRLFDYATGTDVATPFSKTMSEGNSYHLKVAADGSSLKVYADGTQAFSVSDSKYSSGLTGFHVYNGTGYFQNVFVNVLNTNVTGWNTSGTWDLTSQGWKGTAAANQNIAAISSTSSDNFTYESDVLINDPYALGTLLFRSNADGSQAYGLQIDPNLDRIRLYKTAGDVTLAQTTTQISTGKVYHVRIKAQGSSIKVYWQSDFISSSGYNPLLTATDASYTQGFTGLGVFNGSAVFQNIMISALNTNLEGWTAPSGSWTPQLGGLKGTSAASSDAYNVAAAGMSDFILEGDLSVDAGTPLGTAGLVFRAASASTGGYVLNIDPNLDRVRLFNRSGGSTVATANMSIDTGRVYHIEISVSGSNIKVYVDGTASPVISATDTAYTSGQIGLNTFNGTAYFQNVYATDLSQYYNETYRPQYHFTEARNRASDPNGLVYYQGEYHLFHQQDGQWAHAVSTDLVNWKRLPIAIPWNDAGNAWSGGAVADLNNTSGLFPGGSGLIAYYTSFNPDKPNGNQKISIAYSSDKGRTWTDYAGNPAVQNPGGADGGWDFRDPKVVWDADHSKWVMVVSGGDHIRFYTSTNLLNWTFASAFGYGAYLHGGVLECPDLFQLPVDGSSSNKKWVLMLSTGAVAATQGSAMEYFVGSFDGTTFTSDNPAATVLRSEKGKDMYAAMTFDGIPAADGRRISIGWMSNWDYPFSFPTSPWNGQMSIPRELKLTDIAGTGVRMTETPVAELNALRGTATSLSDVTVTPSSANPLAAVSGTAYEIEAVLELPAGSTASEFGFRLREGGSQKTVVGYKTGTSEMFVDRTSAGADGFTAGFHPVQSTVLPLESNRVKMHIYVDQSSVEAFGNEGKAVFSDMIFPGSASTGLSFYTTGGNVKIVSLNYYQVGNVWRSEPASGSTPQKVVMDQTRVQLAAGSVYRLYADVLPRSATNKTLVWSSSNPAVASVSQADSVSADVTAVAQGRAVITATTQDGGIVGTAVVEVGSFTTNLTGWNSLPVDAWTASGDGISGTFDKDSNYMSGTTASDFTYEADVKLDRSGGAGSIIFRATADGSSGYFFNIDPNIRALRLFYKLNGSFSDTQVLANIPATLTSGTAYHVKIVTSGSNIKVYFDGASTPVIDVNDSTFTSGYLGLNVFGGTASYQNAIKN, via the coding sequence ATGAGAAGAACCAAAGGTAAATGGGCCGCATTTTTGTTAGCGCTTGCATTAGGGGTGTCCGGTCTGTATGCTTCTTCGACCGCCCATGCGGCAGGGTTAGCCGGCAACACTCCCGGGTATTTGCCTGTATCGGGAACGTGGACGCAGGATGCAGGCGGGCTGCGCGGAGTCAGCCCGGGAGCGGACAACGCCTTTAATATGTCGACGGCGGCGGTGGGCGCGAACTTTATATACGATGCCGACGTGAAAGTGGACGCTTCTTCACCGTACGGCGTGGCTTCGCTAGTTTTCCGGGCGAGCGCGGACGGTTCCAAAGGTTATGTCGTCAGCCTGGACCCGAACATGGACCGCATCCGTCTGTTCGATTATGCAACGGGAACGGATGTGGCGACACCTTTTTCCAAAACGATGAGCGAGGGCAATTCCTATCATCTTAAGGTGGCTGCCGATGGAAGCTCGCTAAAAGTTTACGCAGACGGTACACAGGCCTTTTCTGTAAGCGACTCCAAATATAGCTCGGGGCTTACTGGTTTTCATGTCTATAACGGCACTGGGTATTTCCAGAACGTGTTCGTGAATGTGCTAAATACGAATGTGACGGGCTGGAACACTTCAGGGACATGGGATCTTACTTCGCAAGGCTGGAAGGGGACGGCTGCTGCCAATCAGAATATTGCGGCCATCTCTTCGACAAGCTCGGATAATTTCACCTATGAATCGGATGTGCTGATTAACGATCCGTATGCCCTGGGCACACTGCTGTTCCGCTCGAATGCGGACGGATCGCAGGCTTACGGACTGCAAATCGATCCGAACCTGGACCGCATCCGGCTGTACAAGACGGCGGGAGACGTCACTCTGGCGCAGACGACTACGCAGATCTCCACCGGCAAAGTCTATCATGTCCGGATCAAGGCGCAAGGCTCCTCAATCAAGGTCTACTGGCAGAGTGATTTCATAAGCTCCAGCGGTTATAACCCGCTGCTTACGGCTACGGATGCTTCGTACACGCAGGGATTTACCGGTTTGGGCGTCTTTAACGGCTCGGCTGTTTTTCAAAATATTATGATCAGCGCCCTGAACACAAACCTGGAAGGATGGACGGCGCCAAGCGGAAGCTGGACCCCGCAGCTCGGCGGCTTGAAGGGTACAAGCGCCGCAAGCTCGGACGCTTATAATGTGGCAGCGGCGGGAATGTCCGATTTTATTCTGGAGGGCGATCTTTCCGTCGATGCCGGAACGCCGCTTGGTACGGCGGGCCTTGTCTTCCGCGCTGCCTCCGCGTCAACCGGAGGTTATGTACTGAATATCGATCCCAATCTGGACCGTGTCCGCCTGTTCAACCGCAGCGGGGGAAGCACTGTCGCTACGGCCAACATGAGCATCGATACCGGTCGGGTATATCATATTGAAATTTCGGTAAGCGGTTCTAATATTAAGGTTTATGTTGATGGCACGGCGTCTCCGGTCATCTCGGCGACCGACACGGCCTATACATCCGGACAAATTGGACTGAACACGTTCAATGGCACCGCCTATTTCCAGAACGTCTATGCCACGGATCTGAGCCAATACTACAACGAGACATACCGTCCGCAGTACCATTTTACCGAAGCGAGAAACCGGGCAAGCGACCCGAACGGCTTGGTCTACTATCAGGGAGAATATCATTTGTTTCATCAGCAGGACGGGCAGTGGGCCCACGCGGTGAGCACTGATCTGGTAAACTGGAAGCGCCTTCCCATCGCCATTCCGTGGAACGACGCTGGGAATGCCTGGTCGGGCGGGGCCGTGGCGGATCTCAATAACACCTCCGGTCTGTTCCCGGGCGGCTCCGGTCTGATAGCTTACTATACTTCATTCAATCCGGACAAGCCGAATGGCAACCAAAAGATCAGCATCGCATACAGCAGCGACAAAGGACGCACCTGGACCGATTACGCAGGCAACCCCGCGGTGCAGAATCCCGGCGGAGCCGACGGCGGCTGGGACTTCCGCGACCCTAAGGTAGTCTGGGATGCGGATCACTCGAAATGGGTCATGGTCGTCTCGGGCGGAGACCATATCCGCTTCTACACATCGACCAATCTCTTGAACTGGACGTTTGCCAGCGCATTCGGGTATGGAGCGTATCTGCATGGCGGCGTATTGGAATGTCCGGATCTGTTCCAACTGCCTGTCGACGGCAGCTCGTCGAACAAGAAGTGGGTGCTGATGCTCAGCACCGGCGCAGTCGCCGCCACACAGGGCTCGGCAATGGAATATTTCGTCGGCAGCTTTGACGGCACGACATTTACCAGCGACAATCCCGCCGCGACCGTGCTGCGGAGCGAGAAGGGCAAGGATATGTATGCGGCGATGACGTTTGACGGGATTCCCGCCGCTGACGGGCGCCGGATTTCCATCGGCTGGATGTCGAACTGGGACTATCCTTTCAGCTTTCCGACTTCGCCCTGGAACGGGCAGATGTCCATCCCGCGCGAGCTGAAGCTGACCGACATCGCCGGAACCGGCGTCCGGATGACGGAGACGCCAGTTGCCGAACTAAACGCGCTCCGGGGCACGGCAACCTCGCTTAGCGACGTTACCGTCACCCCTTCGAGCGCCAATCCGCTCGCTGCGGTCTCGGGCACGGCCTATGAGATCGAAGCGGTGCTCGAGCTGCCGGCCGGCAGCACGGCATCCGAATTCGGCTTCCGCCTGCGGGAGGGAGGCAGCCAGAAGACGGTCGTAGGCTACAAGACCGGCACCTCGGAAATGTTCGTGGACCGCACTTCCGCAGGAGCAGACGGATTCACGGCGGGCTTCCATCCCGTACAGAGCACGGTTCTTCCGCTGGAGAGCAATAGGGTCAAGATGCATATTTACGTCGATCAATCCTCCGTCGAGGCATTCGGTAACGAGGGCAAAGCGGTCTTCTCCGATATGATTTTTCCCGGTTCGGCGAGCACCGGACTGAGTTTTTATACAACCGGCGGCAATGTAAAAATCGTCTCGCTCAATTATTATCAGGTTGGCAACGTCTGGCGTTCCGAGCCCGCCTCCGGTTCAACGCCTCAAAAGGTCGTCATGGACCAAACACGCGTTCAACTGGCCGCAGGCTCCGTCTACCGGCTGTACGCGGATGTGCTTCCGCGCTCGGCAACCAATAAAACGCTGGTGTGGAGTTCAAGCAATCCGGCGGTGGCGTCGGTATCCCAGGCCGATTCCGTCAGCGCGGACGTCACGGCGGTTGCACAGGGCAGGGCTGTCATTACAGCGACGACGCAGGACGGAGGTATTGTCGGAACCGCAGTCGTTGAAGTCGGCTCATTCACGACGAACTTGACTGGCTGGAACAGCCTGCCGGTAGATGCTTGGACGGCGAGCGGCGACGGAATTTCCGGCACGTTCGACAAAGACAGCAATTACATGTCCGGCACCACCGCCTCCGATTTCACTTACGAGGCCGATGTCAAGCTGGACCGGTCCGGAGGAGCGGGCTCCATAATCTTCCGCGCCACAGCCGACGGCTCAAGCGGTTATTTTTTCAATATCGATCCCAATATCAGAGCGCTGAGATTGTTCTATAAACTGAATGGCAGCTTCTCCGATACTCAGGTGCTCGCCAATATTCCGGCAACCCTTACTTCCGGCACGGCGTATCATGTTAAAATCGTGACCTCCGGGTCGAATATCAAGGTGTACTTCGACGGCGCGTCCACTCCGGTCATCGATGTTAACGACTCCACGTTCACCAGCGGGTATTTAGGCCTGAATGTATTTGGAGGTACAGCCAGCTACCAAAATGCAATTAAAAATTAG
- a CDS encoding methyl-accepting chemotaxis protein, whose protein sequence is MKIRSKLSLMVLAVTLLSTALMGYFSYSKSADSLASMSDESMLGLNKNRGETINAMVEKEQRSVAVFAGEVGVTELLAAERNGSVDGGTHAEVTARLKQLVKDAGNLEHMFVVGMDGIIVADSDPSLVGKNINDRAYVKKALETGEPVISETLKSKSTGAFILVIAQPVKVNSELVGFAASAVHADSLTTYLKGAKAVNGATSYAYLVDAQGTMLFHPTKEKIGLPVENEGIKGVVARVQKGEQVVDGMIDYDFSGKAKKAAYTVLPGTKWTLVLAGDVGEIMQPVRQMTIFIVILGLISLALTLLIGMFVSQRITAPIIKLTELINKTADLDLKFDSQYEYLQKNKDETGTIAKAMFRTRSVLRDMAGSLIGISSQVLSNAEMLERVAVEVRENAHDNGATTEELSAGMEETAASTQEMTAAIQEIDSNVGAISEKAKEGGRVSAGITSRALSLRKDAVESAEHAQDIYNSVRAKMEQAIEESGTITQINDLAKTIMDITSQTNLLALNAAIEAARAGEAGRGFAVVAGEIRKLAEKSSATASGIQDIVKGVHHSVGQMKDSSEDLLSFIDRNVLSDYEKLKEVGEQYNQDADLINHLMGDFETSAGHLSETVSAITIAVNEVAATISESAAGVQDIAEKTSDIVEKTFKEAEMADENTQCAKELQELVEKFKI, encoded by the coding sequence ATGAAGATTCGTTCCAAGCTTTCACTTATGGTTCTTGCTGTAACCCTGCTATCCACCGCTCTGATGGGGTACTTCAGCTATTCGAAGTCGGCCGATTCTCTGGCGTCCATGTCCGACGAGTCGATGCTGGGACTTAACAAGAACCGTGGCGAAACGATTAATGCCATGGTCGAGAAAGAGCAGAGAAGCGTGGCTGTTTTCGCCGGGGAGGTTGGGGTTACTGAACTGCTTGCCGCTGAGCGGAACGGGTCCGTGGACGGAGGGACGCATGCGGAGGTCACCGCCAGACTCAAGCAGCTGGTGAAGGATGCGGGAAATCTGGAGCATATGTTTGTCGTCGGAATGGATGGAATTATTGTGGCGGACAGCGACCCTTCGCTAGTCGGCAAAAACATCAACGACAGAGCGTATGTAAAAAAGGCGCTTGAAACCGGAGAACCCGTAATCAGCGAGACATTGAAATCCAAATCGACGGGCGCGTTTATTCTCGTCATAGCGCAGCCGGTGAAGGTTAACTCCGAGTTGGTAGGCTTTGCGGCATCCGCGGTTCACGCGGACAGCCTGACGACCTATCTGAAAGGCGCCAAGGCGGTGAACGGAGCGACCAGCTACGCCTATCTGGTTGACGCTCAAGGAACGATGCTCTTTCACCCCACCAAGGAGAAGATCGGCCTGCCGGTGGAGAACGAAGGCATCAAAGGCGTTGTGGCCCGTGTCCAAAAAGGAGAACAGGTCGTCGACGGAATGATCGATTACGATTTTTCGGGCAAGGCGAAAAAAGCGGCCTACACCGTTCTTCCGGGCACGAAATGGACGCTTGTTCTGGCGGGTGATGTCGGAGAGATCATGCAGCCCGTCCGGCAAATGACAATCTTTATTGTCATTCTCGGTCTGATCAGTCTGGCTTTGACCCTGCTGATTGGCATGTTCGTTTCCCAGAGAATCACCGCTCCGATCATTAAGCTGACTGAACTGATCAACAAGACGGCTGATCTGGACCTGAAGTTCGACAGCCAATACGAATATTTGCAAAAAAACAAAGACGAGACAGGCACCATCGCCAAAGCGATGTTCCGGACCCGCAGCGTGCTGAGGGATATGGCGGGCAGCCTCATCGGCATTTCCAGCCAAGTGCTGAGCAATGCGGAAATGCTTGAACGGGTGGCCGTCGAGGTCAGAGAGAACGCCCACGACAACGGAGCGACGACCGAGGAGCTATCCGCAGGCATGGAAGAAACAGCCGCTTCCACGCAGGAAATGACCGCCGCGATCCAGGAGATAGACAGCAATGTCGGCGCCATTTCGGAGAAGGCGAAGGAAGGCGGCAGAGTGTCGGCGGGCATTACGAGCCGCGCCTTGTCCCTGCGCAAAGATGCGGTGGAATCGGCGGAGCATGCGCAGGATATCTACAATTCGGTCCGCGCCAAGATGGAGCAGGCGATTGAGGAATCGGGTACGATTACCCAAATCAATGATTTGGCGAAGACGATTATGGACATCACGAGCCAGACGAATCTTCTGGCGCTCAATGCCGCGATTGAAGCGGCGCGGGCGGGAGAAGCCGGGAGAGGATTCGCGGTGGTGGCCGGGGAAATCCGCAAGCTGGCAGAGAAATCGTCGGCGACCGCATCGGGTATTCAGGATATTGTAAAAGGGGTCCATCATTCCGTCGGCCAGATGAAGGACAGCTCGGAGGATCTGTTGTCCTTCATCGACCGGAATGTGCTGAGCGACTACGAGAAGCTGAAAGAGGTCGGAGAGCAGTATAATCAGGATGCGGATCTGATTAACCATCTGATGGGCGATTTTGAAACCTCGGCCGGGCATTTGAGCGAGACGGTCTCGGCGATAACGATCGCGGTCAACGAGGTTGCCGCGACGATTTCGGAAAGTGCCGCGGGCGTACAGGATATTGCCGAAAAGACCTCCGATATCGTGGAAAAGACGTTCAAGGAAGCCGAGATGGCGGATGAGAATACTCAATGCGCGAAGGAGCTTCAGGAGCTGGTTGAGAAATTTAAAATTTAG
- the hisC gene encoding histidinol-phosphate transaminase, which produces MYPVLPYKNSLHSINPYIPGKRLEEVVKELGLREVIKLASNENPLGCSPRVLEAAAAVLQAPSRYPDGGSSELRAELSRHTGLKPQQFVIGAGSFELIAFVAETFIGPGDEAIMPTPSFSWYATVTKLQEGRIIEVPLTTHRVDLDAIKREITDKTRVIWLCNPNNPTGTIFTGEQLGRFLEDIPSSIVVAMDEAYCDFVTGQGYPDTLNWIGQYPNLIVLRTFSKIYGLASLRIGYAAASEETADYMNRCRQIFNVNAVAQASALAGLKDAGFRERVYENNQLGKEYFYKVFGELGLDYIPTEASFIMVHTGQDSEVLYQLLLKEGVIIRPGSAYGMQEWLRVSIGTMEENRIFIEALHKVLEVPAAAGSSKG; this is translated from the coding sequence ATGTACCCAGTGTTACCTTATAAGAACAGTCTTCACAGCATTAATCCGTACATCCCCGGTAAGCGGCTGGAGGAGGTAGTGAAGGAGCTTGGACTTCGAGAGGTCATCAAGCTGGCTTCCAATGAAAATCCTCTGGGCTGTTCCCCCCGGGTCCTGGAAGCGGCGGCGGCTGTACTGCAAGCCCCTTCCCGCTATCCGGACGGGGGCAGCTCGGAGCTAAGGGCTGAACTTTCCCGGCATACCGGGCTCAAACCGCAGCAATTCGTTATCGGCGCAGGCTCCTTTGAGCTGATTGCCTTTGTTGCGGAAACATTCATCGGGCCGGGGGATGAAGCCATTATGCCGACTCCCTCCTTCTCTTGGTACGCTACTGTCACCAAGCTCCAGGAAGGCAGGATTATTGAGGTGCCGTTGACAACGCACCGGGTCGATCTGGATGCCATAAAGAGAGAAATAACAGATAAAACCAGGGTCATCTGGCTTTGCAATCCCAACAACCCCACCGGCACCATCTTTACAGGCGAACAGCTTGGCCGGTTCCTGGAGGATATTCCGTCTTCGATTGTGGTCGCTATGGATGAGGCCTACTGTGATTTTGTAACCGGACAGGGCTACCCGGATACGCTCAATTGGATTGGGCAATATCCGAATCTCATCGTTCTCCGTACCTTTTCCAAGATTTACGGGCTGGCCTCTCTGCGCATCGGGTACGCCGCCGCAAGCGAGGAAACGGCTGATTATATGAACAGATGCCGTCAGATTTTTAATGTGAACGCCGTTGCCCAAGCTTCGGCTCTAGCCGGACTAAAGGATGCCGGATTTCGAGAGAGAGTCTACGAGAACAACCAGCTGGGAAAGGAATATTTCTACAAAGTCTTCGGAGAGCTGGGATTAGACTACATTCCAACGGAAGCCAGCTTCATTATGGTGCATACCGGACAGGATAGCGAAGTCCTGTATCAGCTGCTTCTGAAGGAAGGCGTGATCATTCGTCCCGGTTCAGCTTACGGCATGCAGGAGTGGCTTAGAGTCAGCATTGGAACCATGGAAGAAAACCGCATTTTTATAGAAGCGCTGCACAAAGTGTTGGAAGTACCTGCGGCGGCTGGCAGTTCAAAGGGCTAA
- a CDS encoding iron-containing alcohol dehydrogenase family protein, translating into MILAKAPEKYWNEPGILAKGGEVVASIGKRAWILAGKTALSVAGETLLKSLDGSGIVYEIQVYEGYCTLEDIDILAAAVQASASDVLIGIGGGKILDTIKAVGDKLSLPVVSVPTIAATCAAWSALSVIYTRQGTQTGGIVLERSPKAVLSDTAILAAAPPRYIAAGIADTLVKWYEAAPNVGKGPDSIHARAGLATSKLALDILEELSIDAYLASGCGEITDAITEVTNAIIFLAGQAGSLSSGRQQAYIAHAVNNSLTKQHETHIRLHGEKVAFGLVVQLFLEGYSQTKIDTVARLLHALGQPLTLRGLGFKDSFGDKAALIANGVSLNEEAAAALPFKVNAELLEQAILNTDLTGQRIAEQEQNASRQVQAV; encoded by the coding sequence ATGATTTTGGCAAAGGCTCCAGAGAAATACTGGAATGAACCGGGAATTCTTGCAAAAGGAGGAGAGGTTGTTGCCTCTATCGGCAAGCGGGCTTGGATTTTGGCAGGAAAGACAGCGTTGTCCGTCGCCGGCGAGACGTTATTGAAAAGCCTAGACGGAAGCGGGATTGTGTACGAGATTCAGGTGTATGAAGGCTACTGCACCCTGGAAGATATCGATATTCTCGCGGCAGCGGTACAAGCTTCGGCTTCCGATGTGCTCATTGGGATTGGCGGCGGCAAAATCCTGGATACCATCAAGGCGGTGGGAGATAAGCTGAGCCTTCCAGTTGTATCGGTGCCTACCATCGCGGCAACTTGCGCCGCATGGTCCGCCCTGTCCGTCATCTATACGCGTCAGGGAACCCAGACCGGGGGAATTGTGCTGGAGAGATCGCCGAAGGCGGTATTGTCCGACACGGCAATATTGGCGGCTGCGCCGCCTCGCTATATCGCGGCCGGGATTGCCGACACTCTTGTCAAATGGTATGAAGCAGCGCCCAATGTGGGAAAAGGACCGGACAGTATTCATGCCAGAGCGGGACTGGCTACCTCCAAGCTGGCGCTGGATATTCTGGAAGAGCTCTCCATCGACGCCTATCTGGCGTCAGGCTGCGGGGAGATCACGGATGCCATAACCGAGGTAACCAATGCCATCATTTTTCTGGCAGGCCAGGCTGGCAGCTTGAGCAGCGGCAGACAGCAGGCATATATTGCGCATGCCGTTAATAACAGCCTGACCAAGCAACATGAGACCCATATCCGGCTGCATGGTGAGAAGGTAGCGTTCGGTCTGGTGGTCCAGCTGTTTCTGGAAGGGTACAGTCAGACCAAGATCGATACCGTAGCCCGCCTGTTGCATGCTCTTGGCCAGCCGCTAACCCTGCGCGGGCTCGGATTTAAGGACAGTTTCGGGGACAAAGCGGCGCTGATAGCAAACGGCGTCTCCCTTAACGAAGAAGCGGCTGCCGCGCTTCCCTTCAAGGTCAATGCGGAGCTTCTGGAGCAGGCCATCTTGAATACCGACCTAACCGGACAACGCATCGCCGAGCAGGAGCAGAACGCTTCAAGACAGGTTCAGGCCGTATGA